Proteins found in one Nostoc sp. NIES-3756 genomic segment:
- a CDS encoding type I restriction-modification system subunit M, whose protein sequence is MLASIQNSTNQELVGFIWSIADKLRGPYRPPQYRRVMLPLIVLRRLDAVLEPTKKAVLEAKAKYEAMGLEGDAFEKAIAKVAIGGDAYGTLRERQQPLYNLSEFTFQKLLGDPDGIASNLRAYINGFSPRARDIFEKFDFDSEIQKLDESNRLYLVIKEFCKPDIDLSPAKLSNLQMGYLFEELVRKFNEQANEEAGDHFTPREVIRLMVNLVFCDEQDIFKQGIYRTVYDPTAGTGGMLSVAEEYIKKQNSGANLGLFGQEYNPESYAICCSDLLIKDEPINNLVYGDTLGVKNAKSKSNNFLPHDGHPDKQFHYMFANPPFGVEWKPEEDFIKDEYDNLGFKGRFGAGLPRINDGSLLFLQHMISKMHLSPEVGGDGSRIAIVFNGSPLFTGDAGSGESNIRRWIIENDWLDAVIALPDQMFYNTGIFTYIWLVTNKKAAHRKGKVQLIDGTRHFQKMKKSLGNKRNELSPEHIAELVRLYGDFEQNGVSEVESEGQIEKRFCSKIFDNREFGFLKITVERPLRLNFQVSEERLSKLSEQKAFQDLATTKKRKDAQVQQLEIEMGESLQNQILDALQKLDANKLYMSRSEFEKDLNRVLKQAGLNLKAPVKKAILSALGETDPEAEICRDAKGNPEPDSNLRDTEIVPLPDEIILPLPLGYDKDASVNQLVKLVKEHCEEYLKVEVLPHVPDAWIDFDKTKVGYEIPLNRHFYVYQPPRPLDEIENDIKSLEADIMAMLGEVV, encoded by the coding sequence ATGCTTGCAAGTATACAAAATTCTACTAATCAAGAGTTAGTTGGTTTTATCTGGAGCATTGCCGACAAACTGCGTGGCCCATACCGTCCACCACAGTACCGCCGGGTGATGTTGCCTTTGATTGTGTTGCGTCGTTTAGATGCTGTGTTGGAACCGACTAAGAAGGCTGTGCTTGAGGCGAAGGCGAAATATGAGGCGATGGGCTTAGAAGGGGATGCTTTTGAGAAAGCGATCGCTAAAGTTGCAATTGGAGGCGATGCCTACGGCACGCTGCGCGAACGCCAACAGCCGTTGTATAATCTCAGTGAATTTACATTTCAAAAATTATTAGGTGATCCAGATGGAATTGCTAGTAATTTAAGGGCTTATATTAATGGGTTCTCCCCCAGGGCTAGGGACATTTTTGAGAAGTTTGATTTTGATAGTGAAATTCAAAAGCTCGATGAGAGTAATCGACTGTATTTAGTTATTAAAGAGTTTTGTAAGCCTGATATTGATTTATCTCCGGCGAAACTTTCTAATCTGCAAATGGGCTATCTGTTCGAGGAACTGGTGAGAAAGTTTAACGAACAGGCCAACGAAGAAGCGGGAGATCACTTTACGCCCCGTGAAGTAATTCGGCTGATGGTAAATCTGGTTTTTTGTGACGAGCAAGATATTTTTAAACAAGGGATTTACCGCACAGTGTATGACCCCACAGCAGGGACAGGGGGAATGTTATCGGTAGCGGAAGAATACATTAAAAAGCAAAATTCTGGAGCGAATTTAGGGTTATTTGGGCAAGAATATAATCCTGAATCCTATGCGATTTGCTGTTCTGATTTACTGATAAAAGATGAGCCGATTAATAATCTTGTTTATGGCGACACCTTGGGAGTAAAAAACGCCAAAAGCAAAAGTAATAATTTTTTACCCCATGATGGTCATCCTGATAAACAGTTTCATTATATGTTTGCAAACCCGCCCTTTGGTGTGGAATGGAAACCGGAAGAAGATTTTATTAAAGATGAGTATGACAATTTAGGATTTAAGGGGCGTTTTGGGGCTGGTTTACCTCGAATTAATGATGGTTCGCTGTTGTTTTTGCAACACATGATCTCAAAAATGCACTTATCCCCAGAGGTAGGGGGTGATGGTTCTCGAATTGCGATCGTGTTTAATGGTTCGCCTTTATTTACAGGGGATGCGGGGAGTGGTGAAAGTAATATTCGCCGTTGGATTATTGAAAATGACTGGCTGGATGCGGTGATTGCATTACCTGATCAAATGTTTTATAACACGGGGATTTTTACTTATATTTGGTTGGTGACGAATAAAAAAGCAGCGCATCGTAAAGGAAAAGTTCAGCTGATTGATGGTACTCGTCATTTCCAGAAAATGAAAAAGAGTCTCGGTAATAAGCGTAATGAGTTATCCCCTGAGCATATTGCGGAACTGGTGAGGTTGTATGGGGATTTTGAGCAGAATGGTGTTAGTGAGGTGGAGTCAGAAGGGCAGATAGAAAAGCGGTTTTGCTCCAAAATTTTTGATAATCGGGAATTTGGGTTTCTTAAAATTACAGTAGAGCGTCCTTTACGGTTAAATTTTCAAGTGAGTGAAGAGCGTTTGTCTAAGTTGTCTGAGCAGAAAGCGTTTCAAGATTTAGCAACAACTAAGAAGCGTAAAGATGCTCAGGTGCAACAGTTAGAAATTGAGATGGGTGAAAGTCTGCAAAATCAGATTTTAGATGCTTTGCAGAAATTGGATGCAAATAAACTTTATATGTCCCGGAGTGAGTTTGAAAAAGACTTAAATCGGGTGTTAAAACAAGCGGGATTAAATTTAAAGGCTCCCGTAAAAAAAGCGATTTTATCTGCATTGGGAGAAACTGATCCAGAAGCCGAAATCTGTCGAGATGCGAAGGGTAATCCTGAACCGGATAGTAATTTACGAGACACGGAAATTGTACCTTTACCCGATGAGATTATATTGCCGTTACCGTTGGGGTATGACAAGGATGCAAGTGTAAATCAATTAGTTAAGTTAGTAAAGGAGCATTGTGAGGAGTATTTAAAAGTGGAAGTATTACCCCATGTACCAGATGCTTGGATTGATTTTGATAAAACTAAAGTAGGGTATGAAATTCCGCTCAATCGCCATTTTTATGTATATCAGCCGCCTCGTCCTTTGGATGAGATTGAGAATGATATTAAGTCTTTAGAAGCGGACATTATGGCGATGTTAGGTGAAGTGGTTTAA
- a CDS encoding restriction endonuclease subunit S, which yields MVKYQGYKRYKDSGVKWLGEIPKHWDIWKVTHGFKNVGSGTTPKSDNSTFYDGDIPWITTSELREILIEDTTQKVTQEALKNYSALKVYPKGSIAIAMYGATIGRLGILGIDATVNQACCVFSDSKIFHLPFFYYWLWMHRPNLIALSAGGGQPNLSQDDLKQLRLPTPPIDEQQGIARFLDYKTKQIDDLITKKETLIEKLDEKRTALISHAVTKGLDPNVPMKDSGVEWLGEIPKHWEVIRIKRAFILQRGVDIRQEDQTEGVVPVVSSGGIASYHNVAYAKSPGVLVGRKGTLGSVHYVEVDYWPHDTTLWVFEFYDNNPRFIYYKLLSMNLKDWDTGSANPTLNRNLIHPLKIPWTSSEEQGSIVKYLDNKTSEIEQQKAKIQQAIELLKEYRTALITNAVTGKIDVRQVPIP from the coding sequence GTGGTTAAATACCAGGGTTATAAGAGGTATAAAGATTCTGGTGTTAAGTGGTTAGGTGAAATTCCTAAACATTGGGATATTTGGAAAGTCACTCATGGATTTAAGAATGTAGGAAGTGGAACAACCCCAAAAAGTGATAATTCAACTTTCTACGATGGTGATATTCCTTGGATAACAACATCAGAACTTAGAGAAATTTTAATTGAAGATACTACTCAAAAGGTCACACAAGAAGCTTTAAAAAATTACTCTGCTTTAAAAGTTTATCCAAAAGGTAGCATTGCAATTGCTATGTATGGAGCGACAATAGGAAGATTAGGCATATTAGGAATTGATGCAACAGTTAACCAAGCTTGTTGTGTATTTTCAGACTCAAAAATTTTTCATTTACCTTTTTTTTACTATTGGTTATGGATGCACAGACCTAATTTAATTGCGCTTTCTGCTGGTGGTGGACAACCAAATTTAAGTCAAGATGATTTAAAGCAATTAAGATTACCAACTCCCCCAATAGATGAACAACAAGGTATTGCACGCTTTCTCGACTATAAAACCAAACAAATAGACGACCTCATCACCAAGAAAGAAACCCTCATTGAAAAACTCGACGAAAAACGCACAGCCCTCATCAGTCACGCCGTCACCAAAGGGCTAGATCCAAACGTCCCAATGAAAGATTCTGGTGTTGAGTGGCTGGGTGAAATTCCGAAGCATTGGGAAGTAATACGAATCAAAAGAGCTTTTATACTTCAAAGAGGTGTTGATATTAGGCAAGAAGATCAAACAGAAGGAGTAGTTCCTGTAGTGTCTTCAGGTGGAATCGCTTCTTATCACAATGTAGCTTATGCTAAGTCACCTGGAGTTTTAGTAGGCAGAAAAGGAACACTCGGAAGTGTTCACTATGTTGAGGTTGATTACTGGCCACATGATACAACTCTCTGGGTTTTTGAATTTTATGATAATAATCCTCGCTTTATTTACTATAAACTTCTGTCAATGAATTTAAAGGATTGGGACACTGGTTCTGCAAATCCAACTTTAAATCGAAATTTAATTCATCCCTTAAAAATACCTTGGACATCAAGTGAAGAACAAGGAAGTATCGTTAAATATCTAGATAATAAAACAAGCGAAATAGAGCAACAAAAAGCCAAAATTCAACAAGCCATAGAACTTTTAAAAGAATATCGCACCGCCCTCATCACCAACGCCGTCACAGGTAAAATAGATGTACGCCAAGTCCCCATCCCCTAA
- the vapC gene encoding type II toxin-antitoxin system tRNA(fMet)-specific endonuclease VapC: MSENALIYLLETNVCIMYLNGKSPSIKKYIDNLNAAQIAVCSVVKAELFFGAMKSNNTQKILKIQKSFLQQFISLPFDDSCAEIYGTIRADLVKNGTPIGSNDLQIASIALANNLILVTHNVREFSRTEGLQIEDWEVM, translated from the coding sequence ATGAGTGAAAATGCTTTGATTTATTTACTAGAGACAAATGTTTGTATTATGTATTTAAATGGTAAATCGCCTAGTATTAAAAAATACATTGATAATTTAAATGCTGCTCAAATTGCAGTCTGTTCCGTGGTGAAGGCTGAATTATTTTTTGGGGCTATGAAAAGTAATAATACTCAAAAAATCTTAAAAATTCAAAAATCATTTTTGCAGCAGTTTATATCTCTACCATTTGATGATAGCTGTGCGGAAATTTATGGCACTATTCGAGCAGATTTAGTAAAAAATGGAACGCCTATTGGTTCAAATGATCTGCAAATAGCTTCTATTGCTTTGGCAAATAATTTAATCTTAGTCACTCATAATGTTAGAGAATTTAGCAGAACTGAAGGGTTGCAGATTGAAGATTGGGAGGTTATGTAG